The following coding sequences lie in one Vibrio toranzoniae genomic window:
- a CDS encoding RluA family pseudouridine synthase, producing the protein MHSPNPTHASEKSHNPEHCFTRFQQPIESYSLPERFTFPFYYEPHPLCEIASHQLQQYLETQTDWQHDFGLDSDVGRGKMFGVLLVKSPEGELGYFSAFSGKVADQNLLPHFVPPVFDMLSSDSFFHQDTADMMAVNAKFKALQVNTEYLELCEQLAQQKAQAEQEIEAQRLLIIEGRKTRKEQREQGKENLDEQAFEELNNELNKASVADKNQQKYLKLNWEQTLNELQGKVDVFTTQLAELKEQRAHLSHQLQHKLFSQYAFQNAEGNVEDLNQIFENTPNKIPPAGSGECAAPKLLQYAYLNGYTPLALAEFWWGRSPKSEIRKHKKYYASCQSKCVPILGHMMKGLEVDPNPLLENPAEGKDLDILFQDDHIVVVHKPAGFLSVPGKTIKDSAYTRVQEMHPDVEGPFVIHRLDMATSGILIFALTRRANKSLQKQFITREVEKRYVAMIEGVLAEDEGYVRLPLRGDLYDRPRQIVCFEHGKPAETKWEVIERNQDTTKVYLHPKTGRTHQLRVHCSHEEGLNMPIVGDGLYGNKADRLHLHAERLALHHPVTKEWMEFQFDAEF; encoded by the coding sequence ATGCACTCACCAAATCCAACGCACGCCTCAGAAAAAAGCCACAACCCTGAGCATTGCTTCACTCGCTTTCAACAGCCGATCGAGTCATATTCGTTGCCTGAGCGTTTCACGTTCCCATTCTATTACGAACCACACCCACTGTGTGAAATCGCCTCTCACCAACTTCAACAATATTTAGAAACACAAACCGATTGGCAACATGATTTCGGGCTAGATTCTGACGTGGGTCGCGGTAAAATGTTTGGTGTATTGTTGGTGAAAAGCCCAGAAGGTGAGCTTGGTTATTTCTCTGCATTTTCTGGTAAAGTCGCCGACCAAAACCTACTGCCCCATTTTGTACCGCCCGTATTCGACATGTTGAGCAGCGACAGCTTTTTCCATCAAGACACGGCCGACATGATGGCTGTGAATGCGAAATTTAAAGCGCTGCAAGTCAATACTGAATATCTCGAATTGTGTGAGCAGTTAGCACAACAGAAAGCACAGGCAGAACAAGAGATCGAAGCGCAACGCTTGCTGATTATTGAAGGCCGAAAAACACGTAAAGAGCAACGTGAACAAGGCAAAGAAAACCTTGATGAGCAAGCTTTCGAAGAGCTAAATAACGAGCTAAACAAAGCCAGTGTTGCCGACAAGAATCAGCAGAAGTATCTTAAGCTCAACTGGGAACAAACTCTGAATGAGCTTCAAGGCAAAGTTGACGTGTTTACGACTCAATTAGCAGAGCTCAAAGAGCAAAGAGCACACCTTTCTCATCAGCTTCAACACAAGTTGTTTTCACAATACGCTTTCCAAAATGCGGAAGGCAATGTCGAAGATCTAAACCAAATCTTTGAAAACACGCCGAACAAGATTCCACCTGCAGGCTCTGGTGAATGCGCTGCGCCAAAACTTCTGCAATATGCATATCTGAATGGCTATACGCCACTGGCACTGGCTGAATTCTGGTGGGGTCGCTCACCAAAATCAGAAATCCGCAAACACAAAAAATACTATGCTTCTTGCCAAAGCAAATGTGTACCGATTTTAGGCCACATGATGAAAGGTCTAGAAGTCGACCCAAACCCATTGCTAGAAAACCCAGCAGAAGGCAAAGACCTCGATATCTTGTTCCAAGACGACCACATCGTTGTGGTACACAAACCAGCCGGTTTCCTATCTGTACCGGGCAAAACCATCAAAGATTCGGCTTATACTCGCGTTCAAGAAATGCATCCCGATGTTGAAGGCCCATTTGTGATTCACCGTTTGGACATGGCGACCTCTGGTATTCTGATATTTGCCCTCACTCGACGTGCGAACAAAAGCTTGCAGAAGCAGTTCATTACTCGTGAAGTCGAGAAGCGATATGTAGCAATGATTGAAGGCGTTCTGGCAGAAGATGAAGGTTATGTTCGCTTGCCATTGCGCGGCGATTTGTACGATCGTCCTCGTCAGATTGTCTGCTTCGAGCACGGCAAGCCAGCTGAAACCAAATGGGAAGTGATTGAGCGAAACCAAGACACAACCAAGGTTTATCTGCACCCGAAAACTGGCCGTACACACCAATTACGCGTTCACTGTTCACACGAAGAAGGGCTTAACATGCCTATCGTTGGTGACGGCTTGTATGGCAACAAAGCTGACCGATTGCACTTACACGCTGAAAGGCTTGCGCTACATCACCCAGTCACCAAAGAGTGGATGGAGTTCCAGTTCGACGCTGAGTTCTAA
- a CDS encoding TonB-dependent receptor — protein sequence MNVKKGSFPLSTVALAVAAASTIFPAQAQQTTTEEKMVVVSSRTPKAISDIPGTVWYIDSAQIEQEFRGGKSLGEILSATIPSLDVSSGARTNYGQNLRGRKMLVMIDGVSLQSSRPISRHLDSIDPFNIDRIEVLSGATSIYGAGASGGVINIITKKADGEALEFESYVGGSSGFNSGEDFDYKVGQSISGGNDKVTARASVVYTETQGFFDADGDIVTPDISQGSLQFNQTVDFLTTVGVNISETKKLNLLAQYYDSQQDSPYGLYIVNNKFVDVRKGFYSDREHGTERMMLSASYVDDQFLGHQLIAEASYRKEDQTYTPYYQSSGQQITDVFSLKTALAKSFNKFNIVYGIDAYQDTLESNQALYDPTIANNSGNLVNQTYAEIGRYPSVEVGSVAGFVQAGYSITDAWSVEGGFRYQYMVNKIDDFVGYKQQGQIAKGNGTSADSVPGGETNYSVGLFNLGTIYHLNDESQIWTNFSQGFDLADPAKYYGQGDYTLVGDNWQLNDSINVNNSKMSGIKTNSVELGYRLDNGDLNLQTAAYYSHSDKAVKYNKQTLLIEELDDKKRVYGLEAMASYWVHDNVQLGASGHYVVSEVKGDDGWKDMTAGEASTSKATAWAGWYDSELALKLQSQTMFDYEDDSQNKLDGYTVFDLVGSYQLPVGSLGFGIQNLLNEDYTTIWGQRAQIVYSSHYDAAAYDYKGRGRTYTLNYQVKY from the coding sequence ATGAACGTTAAAAAAGGAAGTTTTCCACTATCGACTGTTGCTTTAGCGGTTGCCGCTGCAAGCACAATATTCCCAGCCCAAGCTCAACAAACAACAACTGAAGAAAAAATGGTCGTTGTTTCAAGTCGAACTCCTAAAGCGATCAGTGATATCCCCGGCACTGTTTGGTATATCGATTCGGCGCAAATTGAGCAGGAGTTTCGTGGTGGTAAGTCACTTGGCGAGATTCTCTCGGCAACTATCCCGTCGTTAGACGTTAGCAGTGGTGCTCGTACTAACTATGGTCAGAACTTACGTGGACGTAAGATGCTCGTGATGATTGATGGTGTATCTTTACAATCTTCACGTCCAATCAGTCGTCACTTAGATTCGATCGACCCGTTTAACATTGATCGTATTGAAGTGTTGTCGGGTGCCACTTCGATCTATGGTGCGGGTGCGTCTGGTGGTGTAATCAACATCATCACCAAAAAAGCGGATGGTGAAGCGCTAGAGTTTGAATCGTATGTGGGAGGTTCATCAGGCTTTAATTCAGGTGAAGACTTTGATTACAAAGTGGGTCAATCAATTTCTGGTGGTAACGATAAGGTTACTGCTCGTGCATCTGTGGTTTATACCGAAACCCAGGGTTTCTTTGATGCTGACGGCGACATCGTAACGCCTGATATTTCTCAGGGTTCGTTACAGTTTAACCAAACGGTTGATTTTTTGACGACAGTTGGTGTGAATATCTCTGAGACGAAGAAGCTGAACTTGTTAGCTCAATACTACGACAGCCAACAAGATTCACCTTACGGACTTTACATCGTTAACAATAAATTTGTGGACGTGAGAAAAGGTTTTTATTCTGACCGTGAACATGGCACTGAGCGTATGATGTTAAGTGCGTCTTACGTTGATGACCAGTTCTTAGGGCATCAACTTATTGCTGAAGCGTCTTACCGTAAAGAAGATCAGACCTACACGCCTTATTATCAATCTTCAGGTCAACAAATAACGGATGTTTTCTCTTTAAAAACAGCCTTAGCGAAGAGTTTTAACAAGTTTAACATCGTTTATGGTATTGATGCTTATCAAGATACCTTAGAGAGCAACCAAGCACTTTATGATCCAACGATTGCCAATAATTCTGGTAATCTAGTTAACCAAACTTACGCTGAAATAGGTCGTTACCCTAGCGTTGAGGTTGGTTCTGTAGCGGGCTTTGTGCAAGCCGGGTATTCGATCACTGATGCTTGGAGTGTCGAAGGTGGTTTCCGTTATCAATATATGGTCAATAAGATTGACGATTTTGTTGGATATAAGCAACAGGGTCAGATAGCTAAAGGCAATGGAACATCAGCCGACTCAGTACCGGGTGGTGAAACGAACTACAGTGTTGGGTTGTTTAACTTGGGTACGATCTATCATCTCAATGATGAGTCTCAAATCTGGACTAACTTCTCTCAAGGTTTTGACCTTGCGGATCCTGCGAAATACTACGGCCAAGGTGACTACACGTTGGTTGGTGATAACTGGCAATTAAACGACAGTATTAATGTTAACAACTCAAAAATGTCGGGCATTAAAACCAATAGTGTTGAACTTGGTTATCGCTTAGATAACGGTGATTTGAATCTTCAAACTGCAGCGTATTACTCTCACTCGGATAAAGCGGTTAAGTACAACAAGCAGACACTGCTTATTGAAGAGTTGGATGATAAAAAGCGTGTTTACGGTTTAGAAGCGATGGCGTCTTACTGGGTACATGACAACGTTCAACTGGGAGCTTCAGGTCACTACGTTGTTTCAGAAGTGAAAGGCGACGATGGTTGGAAAGATATGACCGCTGGAGAAGCGAGCACGTCAAAAGCAACAGCATGGGCTGGTTGGTATGATTCAGAGCTCGCGCTTAAACTTCAAAGCCAAACTATGTTTGATTACGAAGATGACTCTCAAAACAAACTGGATGGTTACACTGTGTTTGATCTTGTGGGCTCTTACCAATTACCTGTCGGTAGCTTAGGTTTTGGTATCCAAAACTTACTTAACGAAGACTACACAACGATCTGGGGTCAGCGCGCACAAATTGTATACTCGTCTCACTACGATGCTGCAGCTTACGATTACAAAGGCCGTGGTCGTACTTATACTTTGAATTACCAAGTTAAGTACTGA